The segment GCCACCCCAAGGCCGACCGGTCAAACTCAAGGAGGGCAGACCCAAATGGGCTCCCCGAGCGGGTGCCGGCCGCGGCCCATCGGCCTTTCCTCCCTCCTCGTGACAAGGGGATAGCCGCCAAAGCGTCGAAGAGAATAGCCCTATGACCTCAGATGATATGTTACTTCTGGGCCCCGAGGCTGGGGTCAAGGGGGCCGGGTAATGCAAAGACGACATTTCGTGATCCTGATCCTGCTGACCGCGGTTGGCGCGTCGGTCGTGGCCGGCTTTTTCCTTGGGCCCAGGGACGGCCTGCGCGGCCTCGGCGTCGACACGGTGGGAATCGTCTATATCGACGGCGAGATCAGCGGCGGGGCCAGCACCAGCGGCCTCTTTGGCGGGACCCTGGGTTCTGACAACGTTATCGCCTATCTGAAGGAAGCCCGCGAAAACCCGCTGGTCAAGGCGGTCGTCCTGAGGGTCAACAGCCCGGGGGGGAGCGCCGCCGCCGCGCAGGAGATCTCCAATGAGGTCGCCAAGCTCAGGGCCGACGGCAAGAAGGTCGTCACCTCGATGGGCGACGTGGCCGCCTCCGGCGCCTACTGGGTGGCTTCGGGCACCGACCTGATCATCGCTGACCCGGCGACCTTGACCGGCAGCATCGGGGTGATCATGGAGGTCCAGAACGTCCAGGAGCTCTACAAGAAGCTCGGC is part of the Bacillota bacterium genome and harbors:
- the sppA gene encoding signal peptide peptidase SppA, coding for MQRRHFVILILLTAVGASVVAGFFLGPRDGLRGLGVDTVGIVYIDGEISGGASTSGLFGGTLGSDNVIAYLKEARENPLVKAVVLRVNSPGGSAAAAQEISNEVAKLRADGKKVVTSMGDVAASGAYWVASGTDLIIADPATLTGSIGVIMEVQNVQELYKKLGIDVNVIKSAPMKDIGSSTRPMTPEERALLQTMVNDIFDQFVIQVSDGRKLSREAVLGLADGRVFTGRQAKSYGLIDGFGNFHDAIDQAVRLAGIRGRYSVKEYGVTSPWAWLTGPQGILRQLLGRVTIVGPNGQGLINLAPDLGGNSVPGSGH